AACAGGGAAGATTCTTGGAACTATGCTCCCTGTCGTCTTGTTCGTAGCCGGTAACTTCCAGCACAGCGCCGCGAATATGGGGTATTTCAGTATGGGTTTCCTCGTATCTGATAAATACACGTGGTACGAATATATTTTCTTCAATTTGGTACCCGCGAGTATCGGTAATTTAATTGGAGGAGCCATTTTAGTTTCTTTACTTTTCTCTTATGCGTACAAAGAGGACATTCAGACGGATCTTGGCAGAAAATAAGAAGTGGTTCGAAACCACGGCAAAGAAACCGGCCCTCAGACCTTTCATAGGAAAAGAGAAGTCGGTTTCTTTCGCTTTTAATTCGCACTTTCCGTCTGCTTATTCGAATAACATGATTTCCGGATCCTTCTTATACGTGTGGACGAGCATCGCATGAAGCTGCCCTCTGTGATGGTACATATGAGCGATAATTTGCAGGAGCCATTCAAAACGGGTGTGGGATACTCCCCACCATGAAGTTGTTTCCGTGTATAGATGCTCCTCCGTATAATGCTCAAATTGAAATTTCAATTGGGAAAAATGTTCAAACAGCTTTTCCAGAATGGCCTCTTTTTTCTTAAGGGATATTGACTCATAGAACTGTTCCATCTCATCTTTGGACCGCTCTTCAATAATTGCTCCGTCTGCTGCCGGAATGACAGCGATATGTTCAAGAAGTTCTCCAATGGAATATTTCCCTTCCGTCGGACGAAGCTTGAGGTCATCCTCCGAGAGTTGGCCTACCATTTCTGATATGGAAGCGATCACGATCTCTAATTGGTGGAAAGCACTCTGGCAGTACATATTCATAGGAACACAACCTTATAAAGAATGTCATAGCTAATAATTCTTCAGTTGCCCGTCAAAACCCTCTACGGATCATAAAACTACAATTAATGACAAGAAAAGCTATTGACCTTGACGTGACGTCATATCATAAGCTTAAGAAGAGGTGATCACCTATGATGAAAATAAAAGAGGTAGCGGATCTGGCCGGATGCAGTGTGCGCACGCTGCATCATTACGATCACATCGGCTTGCTTTCTCCACGGACCATCGCTTCTAATGGGTATCGACTTTATGGGGAGAGTGAAATAGCGAGGCTTCAACAAATTCTTTTCTTCCGTGAAATGGATCTTTCTTTAGTAAAGATTCAACAGATACTAGACGACCCCGAATTTGATGAGCGAAAGGCACTTGCTCATCACCGGTACATGTTAGTGGAGAAACGACACCGTTTGGATCGGATGATTGAATCTGTCGACCGCACGCTTGCCTCAATTCAAGGAGGAACGGTTATGGAGAATAAAGATCGTTTAGAGCCCTTTGACAGTCGCTCGATTGAGGAGCATCAAAAGAAATATGAGCAGGAAGTAAACAATCGCTGGGGAAACACAGCTGCGTACAAGGAATCAGCAAGAAAGACAAAATCTTATTCCGAAGAAGACTGGAAAAGGATGAAACAGGATATGGATGCCATCGACCGTCACTTGGTTTCTATCATGGATAAAGGACCGGAAGATGCGGAGGTTCAAAAGTGGATCGGTAAGAAGCGGCAGCATATCACAGACTATTTCTATGAATGTACCTTGGAGATCTTCCGCGGTCTTGCCGACATGTATGTAAACGATGAGCGGTTCCGCTCCAATCTTGAGAAATGGAGAGAGGGGTACCCCGCATTTCTAAACGATGCTATCGTGCACTATTGTAATGTACAAAGAGGTTAAGGAAAGAGGTAAGTTCATAAAAATAGGCTTCTGCGGATGCAGAGGTCTATTTTTATGCAGAAATGTAAGGAATTATACTATATGACAAGGAAGTAAAGTCGTTGTAATGTTTGCAATGATATTGTTGCTGTCCTGTTATTGGCTTTTCCGATACACATGTTAGAGTAGTACTTGTGATTTTAAACAGTGCCTAAACAAATCGTTTAGCAAGACTGTTTACCCAAGGAGGAAATAACAATTATGAAAAAAACAGTAGTATCTTTGGCGGCGGTCGCTTCGATTTCGGCAGTAACAGCAACTTCAGTAAGTGCAGAAGAGGTAACAGTAAATAAAGGAGACACGCTTTGGTCCATTTCCCAAGCGAATGGAGTCTCTGTTGAAGATATAAAAGCAGCAAACGGACTAACTTCTAACTTGATCTTCCCCGATCAGAACCTTTCTGTCGACGGACAAAGCAAATCTGCGGATGTCCACACAGTAAAACCAGGAGACACGCTTTTCAGCATTGGACAAGCTAATAATGTAAGTGTAAGTGATCTGAAAGCATGGAATGGTTTGGATTCTGCATTGATTTTCCCTGGAGATGAACTCAAGCTTCATAGTAATGGCGAAGCTGACGCAGCTCCTGAAGCTTCCCAACCTGTAGAGAAGGAACAACAGGAACAGGCTCCTGAACCTGCTGAAGCAGAGAAGCAGGAAGCGAAAGCAGAACCAACATCCAGTGAGCCTGCTCAAGAAGAAGCAGCGAAAACATTGACGATGGAAGCTACAGCGTACACTGCTTTCTGTGAAGGCTGCTCTGGTACAACAGCTACAGGTGTAGACTTGCGTGCTAATCCTGATCAGAAGGTTGTAGCCGTCGACCCTGATGTCATCCCATTAGGTTCTGAAGTCTATGTAGAAGGTTATGGTAAAGCAATCGCTGCCGATACTGGTGGTGCAATCCAAGGTAACCGTATTGATGTCTTCGTACCTGAACAATCAGATGCACTTGATTTCGGACGAAAAACAGTAGAAGTTAAAGTATTGAATTAATCATATAGATGCAGAGACGATACGTTTTACGTGTCGTCTTTTTTTATGTTTGATCATAAATACAGGCGGGAATATTTTGTGAAATACGCGAAAAGACCGTGATATATGTCGAAAAATGAGCTTATAGATGGTTCATTTATAAAAAAACATAAAAATAATAAAAATCTCTTGCTTTTACGATGTTTTACTAATATTATCAGGGGGAATCGAATTATAATCCCATAAAGAAAAGGAGGACACCACTATGACTCTGCTCTATTCAAAAGCTCGTGAGCTTTTCGACCAGGACTACAAAAACAGCCCGGAAGGTCAAACGCAGGAAAAGTCAAAAGGTCTGAAACGTACACGTAGTGGAAAGGTTCTATTGTCTTTCCGGAAGCAGAACAAACGGAAATAACATTAGAAGTGGTGTAGGTAGCTATGAGAAGAAACAAGAAAAGAATAAACATGGCAGACTTTCTTAAAAAAGTTGTCCCGTGGATCAGCGCTTCAACGACGGAATCCGTTCGTTAAGCGCTGATTTTTTATTACATAGGTTTAGTGCCGTCGTACAGAGGATATCGTGACGCTAAGGAGGAGATAGGGATGAACATTTTTTCTGAACAGGCGTTAGAAGGAACACATACTATTGTTACAGGTGCTACAGGCGGAATCGGCTTCGAAGCGGCGAAAGAAATTGTCCGTGCTGGAGGTCATGTGACGATTACTGGACGAAATGGTGGGAAACTGGACGAACGGAAAGAGTCTCTTGCCTCCATACGGGAAGATGCGGAAGTCTACGTCGTTCAGGCAGATTTGAATAAAGAAGAGGACAGAAAGAAGATTGTTCGCGAAGCAGCGAGCGCTATGGGGCCGATAAATGGTCTTGTCAATTCTGCCGGTGTTATCGGCGGTGGAGCATTGGAAGAGTTGAATGAAGATGAGTTGCGTAAAGTAATGGAACTCAACTACTTTGCGACGGTCCTCTTTACTCAGTTAGTTTATAATGAAATGAAGACAACTGGAAAAGGATCGATCGTTAACCTTTCCTCCTTATCCGGTTTGCGAGGCACACACAGTAATACGGCATATAGTGCATCAAAATTCGCAATCACGGGCTTCACCCAATCGTTTGCTTATGAAGCGATTGAACATGGAATTCGAGTGAACGCCGTCTGCCCCGGCTATGTGGATACATCTATGGGACAGGCATCCATACGTGCAAAAGGTGAGAGGGAAGGGAAGAGTTACGAGGAGCAGCGCCGTATTGCAGAGGAAGGGATTCCTTCTGGAAGGTTGAGTACGGCAGAGGAAGTGGCGCGGTCTATTGTTTATCTATTGACAGATGCTTCGCTTAATATAGTAGGAGAATCCATGAAGATTTCCGGTGGAAGTGTAATGAGGTAGATGGAGGGGGCTTTTTTTTGAGTGATGGAAGATATTCACGACAGGAACGGTTTCGACCGATTGGGCAAAAGGGACAAAGTAAGCTGGAGGGGAGTCATGTACTCATTATTGGAGCGGGTGCTCTGGGTACGAGCAGCTCGGAACAGCTGGTGCGGGCCGGAGTGGGGAAGCTGACGATTGTCGACAGGGATTATGTAGAACTAAGTAATCTGCAAAGGCAGCAATTATATACGGAAGCGGATGCTGCGGCACACCTTCCGAAAGCGGAAGCGGCTAAACGGAGGTTGTCCAGTATTAATTCAACGGTTTCTATAGAAGGTGTGATTGCCGATGTTCAGCGGGAAGAATTGCTCCGTTTGGCAGATGGTGTTGATTTAATGATGGACGGTACCGATAACTTTGAAACAAGAATGCTGATGAATGACGTGGCCCAGAAGTATAATATCCCCTATATATATGGTGGGTGTGTCGGAGGCAACGGTCTTGTGTTTTCCATTCTTCCAGAGAAAACCCCTTGCTTAGGTTGTTTGTTGGAACGTGTACCTCTGGGCGGAGCGACTTGTGATACTGTCGGTGTGATCAGTCCGGCCGTGCAGATGGTTACAGCATTACAAGTAGCGGAAGCGTTAAAGATACTGACCGGGGACTTCGCCCGCGTTAATCCAGCTTTGATGACCTTCGACTTATGGAATAATGACAGGACCTCCATTAAAGTCTCGAACGCCAGAAGGAAAGATTGTCCCTCGTGTGGTGATTCTCCCGTCTATCCATATTTAGAAGAAGTCAATGCTACTAAATTTGCTGTTCTATGTGGTCGGGATACCGTGCAGATACGCCCTTCCGGAACGATGAAGCGTGACTTTGCAGAGTTGAAGCGTCGATTACCTTCAGAGAAAGTGAAAGAGAATCCATTTTTACTATCATACGACCATGGCAAGCATCATCGTATGGTTTTCTTTAGAGATGGAAGGGTGCTCATCCATGGAACGAAGGATGTCATAGATGCTAAGAAGCTCTATTATGAAATAGTTGGAGGTTGATCGGTTTCTTTTTATCTTTCCAGGGGAAAGATAAATGTAACGACAGTCTACAAGGAGAGAAACTATATGAAGCGATTAATAAGACGCATCTTCAAATATGGACCGATCATCTATCCGATCATAAGGAAAATTATGCGCAAAAGAAGAAGCAGGTATCGTTGAGTACACCTTTATCCGGGTGTGCTTTTTTGTTTATATAATATAGAAGCTTTTTGTTGAACTAGCATACTATGAAAAAAATATCGAAAAAGGTATTGCAATAGATTTATAGCCATGATATATTATTACTTGTCGCGTTAAGAGAGCGGCGCACCGCACAGAACTTAACGAAACAAAATATAAAAAAGTTGTTGACGGAAACGAAACAACATGTTATATTAGTTAAGTCGCTGTTAAGCGGCAAACAACATTTTGATCTTTGAAAACTGAACGAACCAACCAGTACGTCAAACATTCTTTCTATTATATAGAGAGAATTCAAACAAGCACATTCGGTGTGCAAAATGAGCAAGTCAAACACTTTTATGGAGAGTTTGATCCTGGCTCAGGACGAACGCTGGCGGCGTGCCTAATACATGCAAGTCGAGCGCGGGAAGCGAGCTGATCCCTTCGGGGTGACGCTCGTGGAACGAGCGGCGGACGGGTGAGTAACACGTGGGCAACCTGCCTGTAAGATCGGGATAACTCCGGGAAACCGGGGCTAATACCGGGTAATACTTTCTTTCGCATGAAGGAAAGTTGAAAGATGGCTTCTCGCTATCACTTACAGATGGGCCCGCGGCGCATTAGCTAGTTGGTGAGGTAACGGCTCACCAAGGCGACGATGCGTAGCCGACCTGAGAGGGTGATCGGCCACACTGGGACTGAGACACGGCCCAGACTCCTACGGGAGGCAGCAGTAGGGAATCTTCCGCAATGGACGAAAGTCTGACGGAGCAACGCCGCGTGAACGATGAAGGTCTTCGGATCGTAAAGTTCTGTTGTTAGGGAAGAACAAGTACCGTGCGAATAGAGCGGTACCTTGACGGTACCTAACGAGGAAGCCCCGGCTAACTACGTGCCAGCAGCCGCGGTAATACGTAGGGGGCAAGCGTTGTCCGGAATTATTGGGCGTAAAGCGCGCGCAGGCGGTTCCTTAAGTCTGATGTGAAAGCCCACGGCTCAACCGTGGAGGGTCATTGGAAACTGGGGAACTTGAGGACAGAAGAGGAGAGTGGAATTCCACGTGTAGCGGTGAAATGCGTAGATATGTGGAGGAACACCAGTGGCGAAGGCGACTCTCTGGTCTGTTTCTGACGCTGAGGTGCGAAAGCGTGGGTAGCAAACAGGATTAGATACCCTGGTAGTCCACGCCGTAAACGATGAGTGCTAGGTGTTAGGGGGCTTCCACCCCTTAGTGCTGAAGTTAACGCATTAAGCACTCCGCCTGGGGAGTACGGCCGCAAGGCTGAAACTCAAAGGAATTGACGGGGGCCCGCACAAGCGGTGGAGCATGTGGTTTAATTCGAAGCAACGCGAAGAACCTTACCAGGTCTTGACATCCTTGGACCTCCCTAGAGATAGGGATTTCCCTTCGGGGACCAAGTGACAGGTGGTGCATGGTTGTCGTCAGCTCGTGTCGTGAGATGTTGGGTTAAGTCCCGCAACGAGCGCAACCCCTGATCTTAGTTGCCAGCATTCAGTTGGGCACTCTAAGGTGACTGCCGGTGACAAACCGGAGGAAGGCGGGGATGACGTCAAATCATCATGCCCCTTATGACCTGGGCTACACACGTGCTACAATGGATGGTACAAAGGGCAGCGAAGCCGCGAGGTGTAGCAAATCCCATAAAACCATTCTCAGTTCGGATTGCAGGCTGCAACTCGCCTGCATGAAGCCGGAATCGCTAGTAATCGCGGATCAGCATGCCGCGGTGAATACGTTCCCGGGCCTTGTACACACCGCCCGTCACACCACGAGAGTTGGTAACACCCGAAGTCGGTGAGGTAACCTTTTGGAGCCAGCCGCCGAAGGTGGGACCAATGATTGGGGTGAAGTCGTAACAAGGTAGCCGTATCGGAAGGTGCGGCT
This sequence is a window from Bacillus sp. SB49. Protein-coding genes within it:
- a CDS encoding DinB family protein, encoding MNMYCQSAFHQLEIVIASISEMVGQLSEDDLKLRPTEGKYSIGELLEHIAVIPAADGAIIEERSKDEMEQFYESISLKKKEAILEKLFEHFSQLKFQFEHYTEEHLYTETTSWWGVSHTRFEWLLQIIAHMYHHRGQLHAMLVHTYKKDPEIMLFE
- a CDS encoding MerR family transcriptional regulator produces the protein MMKIKEVADLAGCSVRTLHHYDHIGLLSPRTIASNGYRLYGESEIARLQQILFFREMDLSLVKIQQILDDPEFDERKALAHHRYMLVEKRHRLDRMIESVDRTLASIQGGTVMENKDRLEPFDSRSIEEHQKKYEQEVNNRWGNTAAYKESARKTKSYSEEDWKRMKQDMDAIDRHLVSIMDKGPEDAEVQKWIGKKRQHITDYFYECTLEIFRGLADMYVNDERFRSNLEKWREGYPAFLNDAIVHYCNVQRG
- a CDS encoding 3D domain-containing protein, translated to MKKTVVSLAAVASISAVTATSVSAEEVTVNKGDTLWSISQANGVSVEDIKAANGLTSNLIFPDQNLSVDGQSKSADVHTVKPGDTLFSIGQANNVSVSDLKAWNGLDSALIFPGDELKLHSNGEADAAPEASQPVEKEQQEQAPEPAEAEKQEAKAEPTSSEPAQEEAAKTLTMEATAYTAFCEGCSGTTATGVDLRANPDQKVVAVDPDVIPLGSEVYVEGYGKAIAADTGGAIQGNRIDVFVPEQSDALDFGRKTVEVKVLN
- a CDS encoding SDR family NAD(P)-dependent oxidoreductase translates to MNIFSEQALEGTHTIVTGATGGIGFEAAKEIVRAGGHVTITGRNGGKLDERKESLASIREDAEVYVVQADLNKEEDRKKIVREAASAMGPINGLVNSAGVIGGGALEELNEDELRKVMELNYFATVLFTQLVYNEMKTTGKGSIVNLSSLSGLRGTHSNTAYSASKFAITGFTQSFAYEAIEHGIRVNAVCPGYVDTSMGQASIRAKGEREGKSYEEQRRIAEEGIPSGRLSTAEEVARSIVYLLTDASLNIVGESMKISGGSVMR
- a CDS encoding ThiF family adenylyltransferase, producing the protein MSDGRYSRQERFRPIGQKGQSKLEGSHVLIIGAGALGTSSSEQLVRAGVGKLTIVDRDYVELSNLQRQQLYTEADAAAHLPKAEAAKRRLSSINSTVSIEGVIADVQREELLRLADGVDLMMDGTDNFETRMLMNDVAQKYNIPYIYGGCVGGNGLVFSILPEKTPCLGCLLERVPLGGATCDTVGVISPAVQMVTALQVAEALKILTGDFARVNPALMTFDLWNNDRTSIKVSNARRKDCPSCGDSPVYPYLEEVNATKFAVLCGRDTVQIRPSGTMKRDFAELKRRLPSEKVKENPFLLSYDHGKHHRMVFFRDGRVLIHGTKDVIDAKKLYYEIVGG